A DNA window from Luteolibacter luteus contains the following coding sequences:
- a CDS encoding sigma-70 family RNA polymerase sigma factor, producing the protein MDPCTAIFEEHRPFLRSLGYRMLGTLADAEDIVQETWLRWAAVPPNEIEAPRAFLSKVTARLCLDHLKSARVKRETYVGEWLPEPVAEETDEVTGEDVSYAVMIAMERLTPLERAAFLLHDIFGQSFEEIGELLARPAATCRQLASRARRHLRSQAPRHPVEAGEGRRLAAAFLQAARSGDLEGLKQLLHSDAVLLNDGGGIVRAAIRPIYGSDRIARMFESLTRRKIPPDETREVRFNGLEGFMYLSDGKATDVILFDPWDGKIGRMYDVRNPEKLARFASK; encoded by the coding sequence ATGGACCCCTGCACCGCCATTTTTGAGGAGCACCGTCCGTTCCTCCGCTCACTGGGCTACCGCATGCTGGGCACCTTGGCCGACGCCGAGGACATCGTGCAGGAAACCTGGCTGCGATGGGCGGCGGTGCCACCGAACGAGATCGAGGCACCGCGAGCCTTCCTCTCCAAAGTCACCGCGCGCCTGTGCCTGGATCACCTCAAATCGGCACGGGTGAAGCGCGAGACTTACGTGGGCGAATGGCTGCCCGAGCCGGTGGCGGAGGAAACGGACGAAGTCACGGGCGAAGACGTCTCCTACGCGGTGATGATCGCCATGGAGCGGCTCACCCCGCTTGAACGCGCTGCTTTCCTGCTCCACGACATCTTCGGCCAATCCTTCGAGGAGATCGGCGAGCTCCTGGCAAGGCCGGCTGCCACCTGCCGCCAGCTTGCCTCGAGAGCGCGGCGCCATCTCCGTTCCCAAGCTCCGCGCCATCCGGTGGAAGCGGGCGAAGGACGGAGACTCGCGGCGGCTTTCCTTCAAGCGGCCCGGAGTGGTGATCTGGAAGGCTTGAAGCAACTCCTGCATTCCGACGCGGTGCTACTCAATGATGGAGGCGGCATCGTCAGAGCCGCGATCCGGCCGATTTACGGCAGCGATCGGATCGCGCGGATGTTCGAAAGCCTCACACGCCGAAAGATCCCGCCCGACGAGACCCGCGAGGTGCGCTTCAATGGCTTGGAAGGCTTCATGTACCTCAGCGACGGGAAGGCCACCGATGTGATCCTCTTTGACCCATGGGATGGAAAGATCGGCCGGATGTATGATGTCCGGAATCCTGAGAAGCTGGCGCGATTTGCGTCGAAGTGA
- a CDS encoding beta strand repeat-containing protein, with protein MTRARLGALAAATVVATSVGSSLAANYTWQTTGTTNNWSTAAGDTNWFVDAGTTLSPWADANAAILDAATGETITLAGTVAPASTAVNNNGSWVLDGTGVLGGTGTLTKNGTGTLTLSNTVANTFSGGTTINGGILAIGTGGTGANTSTVSALGTGQATINSGGTLKLWIQNSTAFTIANNLSIDGGNILNEDGNHTLSGTVAVGAGGATLRSKWNGKNLTLTGVISGDGGVTIARPAEGGGAVDSNVILTNSNTYTGNTTVTAARLQLGNNVATDKGGTGVIRGDLTVNSPGLLTLGFTNALGYNAGAKVNNLNINGATVDHTANGDNGWGLAYNFSNGGTLQTTGTGRFSLGGGSAINTLASPTSSTINGSLWMRDSNPDNLVPFTTADGAAVYDLVVNANIGMGSGGEGVGINKLGAGTMLMNGPASTFTGPTNVNEGTLALGLTGTLATSPVSVASGATFRTDAGGRTLASLSAAGGSTLGLIAAPGVTTTVTGALDLTSGTINIAPTLGAGVVNGVYDLVTAGSITGSGTPVVSFNGPYGSSRATGTVAVNGNKLQLTLTGTGAGLVWNNASGAGAATGTWDLNATANFDNGGSNDVFKAFDSVIFNDSVAAGSAKTINLAGGLAPSSLTAANSNGDYTLTAATAGGGQLLGVGSLVKTGSSSLILGGNLTYGMVGEISVSGGTFDLGGKTLPAQPKFTLSGGATLANGTLPVSGTSDLQQGTISGVLSGAGAVTKSTANTVTLTGNSTVTGTTTIAEGTLQIGSGSNTGNLGSGPVVIQTGGTLNYLRSDNPMPAIANPISGTGTLSFSGTGTLLQSSYTLTGNNSGFSGAIQASNTRVGIDNVNDIGTAALSTGTNGQFWVTAGTHANAFTLSGNGWLEGTVDVPVQYGAIRFGGGTVSGPVTLAGDTRLTTQGSTGTISGNIGESGGARNLEIGVTGGSSNLTLSGTNTYTGTTTLTAATLNLRGSLASSAVNVGAGSTLSGNGSITGPVTFAAGATNLGVNLGLPGTLTTAGAATFNGTTTVTVTPAPGLTPGGSIPLMNYASTTATPANFVLANSANFRQAVFNVGATGLTLNLGSKAVTWSGTGGLTWDVATTSNWLDGASPSPYYQGDAVNFTDAAGTANGTVTITAALTPASVTVNNSTTVPYTFTGAGSIGGGASLTKTGTGDLNLNAAMTYSGGTVVNGGRVIVDGNGPGNRQVAGGLITVNNTGTFEVRGVNAMPNAANSPNVTVNAGGTLRLVTGFSPVATAANSHAHLGNLTLNGGTVDMTYSGTGAAYNNESMQLNGTLTVGGSAPSIIQSSETTANQGIALPGNRTFAIANVTGNANPDLVITAEVENSDSDNGLLTKTGAGTLELVAPNSYSGGTNVTEGTLTISNALNGSATGTGAVTIAAGATLNGNGTATGATTIAGTVAPGPGIGQIRTGALTLTGTYACEIDGIASDLLEVNGNINLSGATLNLSQVTPATETSYVIGSWTGTRTGSFATVTGLPTGLSVIYDENAKLILIGVATGFTEWIGGFPGLSDTTAGGDPDNDGFVNLLEYILGGNPGESSTAIAPTQLVTGSNVEFSFKRSDDSEGDTTQIVQWSTDLESWTDIPIPGSSAGNVAIIENGANSDDVKVTIPRAANTKIFVRFTAAN; from the coding sequence ATGACACGCGCCCGTCTGGGCGCTCTTGCTGCTGCGACCGTTGTCGCCACCTCCGTCGGCTCCTCCCTCGCCGCCAACTACACCTGGCAAACGACCGGTACCACCAACAACTGGAGTACCGCTGCCGGTGACACCAACTGGTTCGTCGATGCCGGTACCACTCTTTCTCCGTGGGCCGATGCCAATGCCGCCATTCTCGACGCCGCCACCGGTGAAACCATCACGCTTGCAGGCACGGTAGCTCCTGCCTCGACGGCCGTGAACAATAACGGGTCATGGGTGCTGGATGGCACCGGTGTCCTGGGTGGCACCGGGACCTTGACCAAAAATGGAACGGGAACACTTACCCTCTCCAACACCGTGGCCAACACCTTCAGCGGTGGCACCACCATCAACGGCGGTATCCTGGCGATTGGCACCGGCGGCACCGGAGCGAATACCAGCACGGTCAGCGCACTTGGCACCGGTCAGGCGACCATCAATTCAGGGGGAACGCTCAAGCTCTGGATCCAGAATTCCACCGCCTTTACCATCGCGAACAATCTTTCCATCGATGGCGGCAATATCCTCAACGAAGACGGCAATCACACGCTCTCCGGGACGGTGGCGGTGGGTGCTGGCGGAGCGACGCTGCGGAGCAAATGGAATGGCAAGAACCTCACCTTGACCGGAGTCATTTCCGGGGACGGAGGGGTAACGATCGCCCGGCCTGCCGAAGGAGGCGGGGCTGTGGATTCGAATGTGATTCTCACCAATTCGAACACCTACACCGGCAACACGACAGTGACGGCGGCGAGGCTGCAGCTCGGGAACAATGTCGCCACCGACAAGGGCGGCACCGGGGTGATCCGGGGAGACCTCACGGTGAATAGCCCCGGCCTGCTGACCCTCGGCTTTACCAATGCGCTGGGCTACAACGCAGGTGCGAAGGTGAACAACCTGAACATCAACGGTGCCACCGTGGATCACACAGCCAACGGTGACAATGGCTGGGGCCTCGCTTACAATTTCTCCAACGGCGGCACGCTCCAGACCACAGGGACAGGGCGCTTCTCGCTGGGCGGAGGCTCTGCCATCAATACCCTCGCCTCGCCAACCTCTTCCACCATCAACGGAAGCTTGTGGATGCGCGATAGCAATCCGGATAACCTTGTACCCTTCACCACCGCCGATGGCGCCGCGGTTTACGATCTGGTGGTGAATGCCAACATCGGCATGGGTTCCGGGGGCGAAGGTGTCGGGATCAACAAGCTCGGTGCAGGCACCATGCTGATGAATGGACCCGCTAGTACCTTCACCGGGCCTACAAATGTGAATGAGGGAACGCTGGCCCTCGGGTTGACCGGCACGCTGGCCACCTCGCCCGTGAGTGTGGCAAGCGGTGCAACCTTCCGCACGGACGCCGGTGGTAGAACCCTCGCGTCGCTTTCTGCTGCGGGTGGCTCCACCTTGGGCTTGATCGCCGCACCCGGTGTCACCACGACCGTGACCGGAGCGCTCGATCTCACGAGCGGCACGATCAACATCGCCCCCACTCTGGGAGCCGGTGTGGTGAATGGCGTGTATGATCTGGTCACCGCGGGTAGCATCACCGGCAGCGGCACGCCCGTTGTCTCCTTCAATGGACCCTATGGCAGCAGCCGTGCCACCGGAACCGTGGCGGTAAATGGCAACAAGCTGCAACTTACCCTCACCGGTACGGGTGCCGGCCTCGTTTGGAACAATGCCAGCGGTGCCGGTGCGGCGACTGGCACTTGGGATCTGAATGCGACTGCCAATTTCGACAACGGTGGATCGAATGACGTTTTCAAGGCCTTCGACTCCGTCATCTTCAATGACAGCGTTGCGGCTGGCTCGGCGAAGACCATTAATCTCGCCGGAGGCTTGGCCCCGTCTTCTCTCACGGCTGCCAATTCAAATGGTGACTACACCCTTACCGCCGCGACGGCAGGGGGAGGCCAGCTTCTCGGCGTGGGCTCACTCGTGAAGACCGGCTCGTCCAGCCTCATTCTTGGCGGAAACCTGACCTACGGCATGGTCGGTGAGATCTCGGTGTCGGGCGGGACCTTCGATCTGGGCGGCAAGACCTTGCCGGCCCAGCCGAAGTTCACGCTTTCGGGCGGTGCCACCCTGGCAAATGGAACACTGCCGGTCAGCGGTACCTCGGATCTCCAGCAAGGGACGATCTCGGGTGTCCTCTCAGGTGCCGGCGCTGTGACAAAGAGCACCGCGAACACCGTTACCCTTACCGGTAACAGCACGGTAACCGGCACCACCACCATCGCCGAAGGCACGCTGCAGATCGGCAGCGGCAGCAATACAGGAAACCTCGGCAGCGGACCCGTCGTCATCCAGACGGGAGGAACGCTCAACTACCTCCGGAGCGACAACCCGATGCCCGCGATCGCCAACCCGATCAGCGGCACAGGTACCCTGTCCTTCAGCGGTACCGGCACCTTGTTGCAATCGAGCTACACGCTCACCGGTAACAACAGCGGCTTCAGCGGAGCCATCCAAGCGAGCAACACCCGCGTGGGAATCGACAACGTGAACGACATCGGCACGGCGGCTCTCTCCACCGGCACGAATGGCCAGTTCTGGGTGACTGCGGGAACGCATGCCAATGCCTTCACGCTTTCCGGAAACGGCTGGCTTGAAGGAACCGTCGATGTTCCCGTGCAATACGGCGCGATACGTTTCGGGGGCGGCACGGTCTCAGGTCCGGTCACGCTGGCAGGGGATACCCGCCTCACGACCCAGGGAAGCACCGGCACGATCTCCGGAAACATCGGGGAAAGCGGCGGCGCCCGGAATTTGGAAATCGGTGTCACGGGCGGCTCTTCGAACCTGACTCTGTCCGGTACGAATACCTACACCGGCACCACCACCCTCACGGCAGCCACGCTTAATCTGCGCGGCAGCCTGGCGAGCTCGGCAGTCAATGTCGGGGCCGGGTCCACCTTGAGTGGAAACGGCAGCATCACCGGTCCGGTGACCTTTGCGGCCGGCGCGACGAATTTGGGCGTGAACCTCGGTCTGCCCGGCACGCTCACCACGGCGGGCGCGGCGACCTTCAATGGCACGACCACGGTCACCGTCACTCCCGCTCCGGGGCTGACGCCGGGTGGCTCGATCCCCCTGATGAACTATGCGTCCACCACGGCGACCCCGGCAAACTTCGTCTTGGCGAATTCCGCGAACTTCCGTCAGGCCGTCTTCAACGTCGGCGCCACGGGGCTGACCTTGAATCTCGGCTCCAAGGCTGTCACCTGGAGCGGTACCGGCGGTCTTACTTGGGATGTCGCCACGACATCCAACTGGCTCGATGGTGCGTCGCCCAGCCCCTACTATCAGGGCGATGCGGTGAACTTCACCGATGCCGCAGGCACCGCGAATGGCACCGTCACCATCACCGCGGCATTGACCCCGGCCTCCGTCACGGTCAACAACTCGACCACCGTGCCCTACACCTTCACCGGTGCAGGTAGCATCGGTGGCGGAGCGTCGCTGACCAAGACCGGCACGGGTGACCTGAACCTGAATGCCGCCATGACCTATTCCGGCGGCACCGTCGTGAATGGCGGGCGCGTCATCGTGGACGGAAACGGACCGGGGAATCGCCAGGTCGCAGGCGGTCTTATCACCGTGAACAATACCGGCACCTTCGAGGTGCGCGGTGTCAACGCGATGCCAAATGCCGCCAACTCACCCAACGTGACGGTGAATGCCGGTGGCACCCTGCGCCTCGTGACGGGCTTCAGCCCCGTCGCTACCGCCGCAAATAGCCACGCCCACCTTGGGAACCTGACGCTGAACGGCGGCACCGTGGATATGACCTATTCCGGCACCGGAGCTGCCTACAACAACGAGTCCATGCAGTTGAATGGCACTCTCACCGTCGGCGGCAGCGCACCTTCCATCATCCAATCCTCGGAGACCACGGCCAACCAAGGCATCGCCCTTCCCGGCAACCGGACCTTTGCGATCGCCAATGTCACTGGAAACGCGAATCCCGACCTGGTCATCACCGCGGAAGTGGAGAATAGCGATTCCGACAATGGGCTGCTGACCAAGACCGGCGCGGGAACCTTGGAACTCGTCGCTCCCAATAGCTACTCTGGCGGCACGAATGTGACCGAAGGCACGCTGACGATCTCGAACGCTCTCAATGGCAGTGCCACCGGCACGGGCGCCGTGACGATCGCTGCGGGAGCCACGCTGAATGGAAATGGCACCGCCACGGGAGCTACCACCATTGCGGGTACGGTGGCCCCGGGACCCGGCATCGGCCAGATCCGCACCGGAGCCCTCACGCTCACCGGCACCTATGCCTGTGAGATTGATGGCATTGCTTCCGACCTGCTCGAGGTGAATGGCAACATCAACCTCTCCGGCGCGACGCTGAATCTTTCGCAGGTCACCCCTGCGACCGAGACCAGCTATGTGATCGGTAGCTGGACTGGCACGCGAACGGGATCCTTTGCCACCGTCACCGGACTCCCGACCGGCCTGAGCGTGATCTACGATGAGAATGCAAAGTTGATCCTCATCGGCGTGGCTACCGGCTTCACCGAATGGATTGGCGGATTCCCGGGTCTCTCTGACACCACCGCGGGTGGCGATCCGGATAATGACGGCTTCGTCAATCTCCTCGAATACATCCTCGGCGGAAACCCTGGCGAGAGCTCGACCGCGATTGCACCGACCCAGCTGGTCACCGGATCGAATGTCGAGTTCAGCTTCAAGCGCAGCGACGACTCGGAGGGCGATACCACCCAGATCGTCCAATGGAGCACCGACCTCGAGAGCTGGACTGACATCCCGATTCCCGGATCGAGCGCAGGAAATGTCGCCATCATCGAAAACGGCGCCAACAGCGACGACGTGAAGGTGACGATCCCGAGAGCGGCGAATACGAAGATCTTTGTCCGCTTCACCGCGGCGAACTGA
- a CDS encoding amidase: MQNPSIGSASLPSSSLGESISPKQRFSSPHGSPVRRWLLAAALATTLLPGSAGAQTKKVVTEFNLGTATLEEVQLAMDSGALSSVELVNLYLRRIAIYDQNGAPFLNSVLHVSPDVLEQARESDRLRAAGTKLGPLHGIPCLVKGSYSVKGLPTSAGTTAWADLIAPDDCFLVAKLREAGAIIMGQANMDTWANSGQSSTSQIKGAVKNAYVLGTTSGGSSGGSAVATAANFAFFAFGGETGASIRGPSDRNGIAGQRPTAGALPSNHIVNLSPERDVVGPMARNVSDIAAIRDAVSYQDPEDPWAPILPLFTDGRPFPTGFKQAMATATLSGKKLGVIGTYIGLTHPDPGEGATSNTTSLMTTRPEVLANLEASKALMTAAGATVSTVYLPADVSTTYERGPTAPQRTLSSQPVSGRFNAYAHRGMIEFLVKTPGDTLDTLAAKVVAKAALPTGNTGSRTINDTTIGYMYTFGPNSEVTGSEALSFASPEATEHYTALREIRRKLEAWMDAEGLDGLVFPVDSGKTATVGSVNGRDPINAMHIPGTVVPNGSLPDGEPTCLIFVGKGYDDVEVFKLAYAFEQVSKNRYSTPLAPPLPEETFTYTVKTTPSSNSGGGPIISLTGTAKTIGNGPEATINLKGKVVKSADLDFVSVYINGKRVPASLARSPKNKNITVTIPLAAASAAADGARLASLTVEATDTDGNTDVKMKALKLKAIN; the protein is encoded by the coding sequence ATGCAAAATCCATCCATCGGCAGCGCCTCCCTGCCCTCGTCATCGCTTGGCGAGTCTATCAGTCCCAAACAACGCTTTTCCTCACCTCATGGAAGCCCGGTGCGGCGTTGGCTATTGGCTGCAGCTCTCGCCACTACCTTGCTACCTGGCAGTGCGGGGGCTCAGACCAAGAAGGTTGTCACCGAATTCAATCTCGGCACGGCAACCTTGGAAGAAGTGCAACTGGCGATGGATTCCGGAGCGCTCAGCAGTGTGGAACTGGTGAATCTCTACCTGCGCCGCATTGCCATCTACGATCAGAACGGCGCGCCATTTCTGAACTCGGTGCTGCACGTGAGTCCGGATGTGCTGGAGCAAGCCCGGGAGTCGGATCGCCTGCGCGCCGCCGGCACGAAGCTCGGCCCGCTGCATGGCATCCCCTGTCTGGTAAAAGGCTCTTATAGCGTGAAAGGCCTTCCAACTTCAGCTGGCACCACTGCTTGGGCTGATCTGATTGCTCCTGATGATTGCTTCCTCGTGGCCAAGCTGCGCGAAGCCGGAGCGATCATCATGGGCCAAGCAAACATGGATACCTGGGCAAACTCCGGACAAAGCTCTACTTCCCAGATCAAGGGAGCGGTGAAGAATGCCTACGTCCTCGGAACCACCTCCGGCGGTAGCAGCGGCGGATCGGCGGTGGCGACCGCGGCAAACTTCGCGTTCTTCGCCTTTGGCGGCGAGACCGGTGCCTCGATCCGCGGTCCGTCGGATCGCAATGGTATCGCCGGACAGCGTCCGACTGCCGGGGCATTGCCATCCAACCACATCGTGAACCTGAGCCCGGAACGCGATGTAGTGGGGCCGATGGCTCGCAACGTCAGCGACATCGCCGCGATCCGCGATGCGGTATCCTATCAAGACCCGGAAGATCCTTGGGCGCCGATCCTGCCGCTCTTCACGGATGGCCGCCCTTTCCCGACGGGCTTCAAGCAAGCCATGGCGACTGCAACTCTCTCCGGGAAGAAGCTTGGCGTCATCGGTACCTATATCGGTCTCACCCACCCGGACCCGGGGGAAGGAGCAACCTCAAATACCACGAGCCTGATGACAACCCGGCCCGAGGTGCTCGCGAACCTGGAAGCGTCCAAGGCCCTGATGACCGCCGCAGGTGCCACCGTCAGCACGGTTTACCTGCCAGCCGATGTCAGCACGACTTACGAACGTGGGCCGACGGCGCCGCAACGGACCCTTTCCTCGCAGCCGGTTAGCGGCCGTTTCAATGCCTACGCCCATCGCGGCATGATCGAGTTCCTGGTAAAAACCCCGGGCGACACCCTCGATACGCTGGCGGCAAAGGTGGTCGCCAAGGCTGCGCTGCCTACCGGCAATACCGGGAGCCGCACAATCAATGATACCACCATCGGTTACATGTATACCTTTGGGCCGAACTCCGAGGTAACGGGTTCGGAAGCGCTTTCCTTCGCCTCGCCCGAGGCCACGGAACACTACACCGCGCTCCGGGAAATCCGCCGCAAGCTGGAAGCCTGGATGGATGCCGAAGGCTTGGATGGACTGGTCTTCCCGGTCGATTCCGGAAAGACGGCCACGGTGGGTTCCGTGAATGGCCGCGACCCGATCAATGCGATGCACATCCCGGGTACCGTGGTGCCGAATGGCTCCCTGCCCGATGGAGAACCGACCTGTCTGATCTTCGTCGGCAAGGGCTATGATGACGTGGAGGTCTTCAAGCTCGCCTACGCCTTCGAGCAGGTGTCAAAGAACCGCTACTCCACGCCGCTGGCACCGCCGCTGCCGGAGGAAACGTTCACCTACACGGTGAAGACCACGCCATCCTCGAACTCCGGAGGCGGGCCGATCATCTCCTTGACGGGTACCGCGAAGACGATCGGCAACGGCCCGGAGGCGACGATCAACCTGAAGGGCAAGGTGGTGAAATCCGCCGACCTCGATTTCGTGTCGGTCTACATCAATGGCAAGCGCGTACCCGCTTCGCTGGCGAGATCTCCGAAAAACAAAAACATCACCGTGACCATCCCGCTCGCGGCGGCCTCCGCGGCGGCAGATGGCGCGCGACTTGCCTCGCTCACCGTTGAAGCGACCGACACCGACGGCAATACCGACGTCAAGATGAAGGCGCTGAAGCTGAAGGCGATCAACTGA
- a CDS encoding prolyl oligopeptidase family serine peptidase, translating into MIPSLGLAAAIDYPATRKADVIEEIHGTKVPDPYRWLEDDNAEETKAWVAAQNRVTEDFLAAIPQRGEIRKRLADLWNFERTAAPQEYGGRWFFTHNTGLQNQSVLKVSETMDGEGRELLDPNKLSEDGTVALANFQPSEDGKLLAYSISRGGSDWNEILVRDVATGKETGDHLKWVKFSGMSWAKDGSGFYYSRYDEPAAGAALTQKNEFQKLCFHKIGTPQAEDKLIYERKDHPKWGFGGGLTEDGKFLVIHVTEGTDPKNRFFYRDASKPESPVVELLADADASYDFIGNRDGVFYFRTDLDAPRHRVIAIDVAKPDRAAWKEIIPQGKDLLQGATSVGGYLVCEYLRDAKSAVTVHDMAGKFVREVSLPGIGSAGGFEGREKDKETFYSFTGFTDPGAIYRYDLATGESKLWKRPKVGFDSDAYETKQVFVTSKDGTKVPLFIVHKKGITLDGSSRVLLSGYGGFNISVGPGFSIGRAVWLERGGIFALANLRGGGEYGSEWHLAGTRLRKQNVFDDFIACGEWLVKEKYTVPGRLAIQGGSNGGLLVGACMTQRPDLFGAALPAVGVMDMLRFHKFTIGWAWEKDYGSAENPEEFQALLKYSPYHVLKPGTRYPATMVTTADHDDRVVPAHSFKFAARLQECQAKDGPPVLIRIDTSAGHGAGTALSKMIDKTADEWAFLESVLKKD; encoded by the coding sequence CGGCACGAAAGTTCCCGATCCCTACCGCTGGCTGGAGGACGACAATGCCGAGGAAACCAAGGCATGGGTGGCGGCCCAGAACCGCGTAACCGAGGATTTCCTGGCGGCCATCCCGCAGCGTGGAGAGATCCGCAAGCGTCTTGCAGACCTCTGGAACTTCGAGCGCACGGCAGCGCCGCAGGAGTACGGCGGCCGCTGGTTCTTCACCCACAATACCGGGCTGCAAAACCAATCGGTGCTGAAAGTCTCCGAAACGATGGACGGCGAAGGCCGGGAACTGCTTGATCCGAACAAGCTTTCCGAAGACGGCACGGTGGCGCTGGCGAATTTCCAGCCGAGCGAGGACGGTAAGCTGCTCGCTTACTCGATTTCCCGCGGTGGTAGCGACTGGAATGAGATCCTCGTGCGCGACGTTGCGACCGGGAAGGAAACCGGAGATCACCTGAAGTGGGTGAAATTCAGCGGCATGTCTTGGGCGAAGGATGGCAGCGGCTTCTACTACAGCCGCTATGACGAACCGGCTGCCGGGGCCGCACTGACCCAGAAAAACGAATTCCAGAAACTCTGCTTCCACAAGATCGGGACGCCTCAGGCTGAGGACAAGCTGATCTACGAGCGCAAGGATCACCCGAAGTGGGGTTTCGGTGGAGGGCTGACGGAGGACGGCAAGTTCCTCGTCATTCACGTGACCGAAGGTACTGATCCGAAAAACCGCTTCTTCTATCGCGACGCCTCGAAGCCCGAGTCACCGGTCGTGGAGTTGTTGGCGGATGCGGATGCGAGCTACGACTTCATCGGAAATAGGGACGGAGTCTTCTACTTCCGCACCGACTTGGATGCACCGCGGCATCGCGTGATCGCCATCGATGTCGCGAAACCCGACCGCGCGGCATGGAAGGAGATCATCCCGCAGGGCAAGGACCTGCTGCAAGGTGCCACCAGTGTGGGCGGCTATCTGGTCTGTGAATACCTGCGCGATGCGAAGAGCGCGGTGACCGTGCATGACATGGCTGGCAAGTTCGTCCGTGAAGTTTCCCTTCCGGGTATCGGCAGCGCAGGTGGCTTCGAAGGCCGCGAGAAGGACAAGGAAACCTTCTATTCCTTCACCGGGTTCACCGATCCCGGTGCCATCTACCGGTACGATCTCGCCACCGGCGAAAGCAAATTGTGGAAGCGTCCGAAAGTGGGCTTCGATAGTGACGCCTATGAGACGAAGCAGGTCTTCGTCACCAGCAAGGATGGCACCAAGGTACCCCTTTTCATCGTCCACAAGAAGGGCATCACGCTGGATGGTAGCAGCCGCGTGCTGCTTTCCGGATATGGCGGCTTCAATATCAGCGTGGGTCCCGGCTTCTCGATTGGTCGTGCGGTGTGGTTGGAGCGCGGCGGTATCTTTGCACTCGCGAACCTTCGCGGCGGCGGTGAGTACGGCAGCGAGTGGCACCTCGCCGGCACCCGCCTGCGTAAGCAGAATGTCTTCGATGACTTCATCGCGTGCGGCGAATGGCTGGTGAAGGAAAAGTACACCGTTCCAGGCAGGCTTGCGATCCAGGGCGGCAGCAATGGCGGGCTCCTGGTGGGTGCCTGCATGACCCAGCGGCCAGATCTCTTTGGTGCTGCCCTGCCAGCGGTGGGCGTCATGGACATGCTGCGTTTCCACAAGTTCACCATCGGCTGGGCATGGGAGAAGGACTACGGCAGCGCCGAGAATCCGGAGGAATTCCAAGCTCTGCTCAAGTATTCACCCTATCACGTGCTGAAGCCCGGCACCCGCTATCCGGCGACCATGGTCACCACTGCGGATCACGATGACCGCGTGGTCCCGGCTCACAGCTTCAAATTCGCCGCCCGCCTGCAAGAGTGCCAAGCCAAGGACGGCCCGCCGGTTTTAATCCGGATCGACACCAGCGCTGGCCACGGGGCGGGAACCGCCTTGTCGAAGATGATCGATAAAACTGCCGATGAGTGGGCCTTCCTCGAGTCGGTGCTGAAGAAGGATTGA